The Thermoanaerobaculia bacterium genomic sequence CCGTTGATCTTGAGGCCCTGGACGCGATGGTATGTTCTCCAGAGGACCGTACCCTGCGGAATCCCTTTCACAGGGTATGTGATCGGGCGCGTCTCCATGGATTGGAACGCCGAATCCTGGGGATTATGAGTGCCTATTACATTTACAAGTTGGAAGTCTGGCCCAGTGTTGAAGTGCTCCTGATACTTGCGGGTGTAAGGGGGGAAGATTTGCTTGAGGCGGGGAAATGGTTACTTCCCGATCAGCGGCTTCTCCGGGAGAAGCTTTTGAAAATAGACACATACAACCCCCCTTCGAATATCGGGGACATTCTTAGGGCATCGGTATTTCCCACCGAAAAACTACTTAAAAGCCTTAAGGTTTCCTGTATCCCCCCAGATACAGTGTCCGAATCGGGTCTGCTCAAGACCATCCAGCCCGATTTGACCCTGAAAGACCTGATCCTTCCGAAAAAGGTAAAGGAGGCAGTCCGGCAAATCCTCTCCGCCGCACGGTATGCCGAAACGATATACAGAACATGGGACCTGAAACGGATTAGCTACGGTACCACTGTGGGGGTTTTGCTCTACGGCCCACCCGGGACGGGGAAGACCGCCCTGGCCGGCGCCATTGCCCGGGAGCTGGGTTCCCCACTGACGATGGTATCCATGTCAGGGCTTGTCGACATGTGGTTAGGGCAAACCGAAAAGTACATCGAGACCATCTTTGAGGAGGCGGAAAAGAGAAAGGCAGTCCTCCTCTTCGATGAAGCCGACGCGATATTAAGCAATCGAGCCATGATTAACACCGATTATTCCCGGCGTTGGGTCAATCTGATCCTGCAGAAGATCGAGAGACACAAGGGCGTGGTCATCCTCACCACAAACTTCTCCATCCAGCTCGACCCGGCCCTGGAGCGCCGCCTCCTGCATCGGCTCGAAATGCCCGCCCCGGATGAGACGGCCCGCAGAGATATATGGACCCGGCTGATGGGCAAGAGCCTGCCGCTGGCCGACGATGTGAACATCCTGGCCCTTGCCCGGCATCCTCTGACCGGCGGCCAGATCAAGAACGTGATCATCAATGCCGCGCACCGTGCTGCGGAACGGACGAAGGGGAAAGGTCCGGTGAATCGGGAAGATCTTGAAACTGCACTCGAGGGTGAATCCAACATGGCCATCGGGACGACAGCCACGAGAATTGGATTTAGGCAATGAAACCTATGGCCGGGGCCTGGGGGACCGACAAACCCTGGAGCCCTACAGGAGCCCCAATGGCCCCGGCCGCCCTTTATTACCTATAAGGAGGTATACCATGGGATTCGTCTCGTGCATGGAAGACAACAACACGCGCCAGGAAGACCTGGACAACCAGGATCTTTCCCTTCACAATCCATCAGAAGAGGGGAGTGCTGCACTGGCAGAAAGGTGCAAGACCTATCAGGAAGAGATCCATACCCTAAATGCAAGGGTGCGGGACCTGGAATCCCTCCTCGGCATGGTCACAAAGCCCAAGTTAGACCTGGCTGAAAAAGTGCAGAGGGAGTCGGAGGGTCTCGCCCGCCTCGAGAGCGAACGGAACAAGTACTACAACCTCTACCGGGACGAAAAGAGGGCCAACCTCACCCTGATGAAGGACAACCAGCGCCTGAAACAGGAGAACAAAGAATTGAAGGCATTCCGGGATAAAGGCACTCAGAACCCAGAAGTTATGGCCAATCTCTACGAAGCCTTCAGCCAGCCCAAGGACATCCGCAGGCACAAGTCAAGGGACCTTCCTACCGGGTAATCGAATATCGGAAATGAAAGATTGACAGCACAGATATCCTATCAACGAAAAAATGAGAATGATTAACTATAATTGAAAATCATTTGAATGTGGTAAGATTATTTTATGATCGAAAAACGGGGCATTGAGAACAATTTACTGAAGACAATCCATAGCGGCTTTACCCGGCAAAATGAGAATTACCTCTCCCTGATTTTTGCTTGGTTGCTAGATAAATCGTCAATTAGAGATCTATTATGGAACCAGCTCACCGTTCTCGATGTAGATCTGGTTAAGAAATACATGCTGAAAAAGATTGTCGGTGACTTTCAAAAAATTGAATGGCAAGCCCCTAATGAAAAGAAGGATAGGTGGTATGATATTTCTATCAGTAACACAGTAATCGAAGCAAAAGTGATGGCGGGTACTACGAATAACCAATTAACAGAGTATTTTAAGAATAATAGATCATTAATATTGCTGATCCCGAAATATCGAATAAAGGATTTCTATTTAAAATTGAATAAGATCAACGCAAAATCAAAAATTAGAAATTGTTACTTCATGTTTTGGGATGATATTGAGTATATCATTAGGGGAAACAAGAAAGGCGATACATTATTAGAATTAATTGACGAACTTCTTATTTCAAGTGATTGTAAATTGGGTATTATTTATGACAGCGAATTAAACGCGGATATTTTCAACCCTGTTATTTTCAAAAAAGAAAATTCTATTACTAGGTTATTCTACCAAAGAGAAATTAATAAGTTATATAAAGATTTGATATTACATGTAAATAATAAAATTAGGACTTATCAAAAAAAGGAAGAATTCATTCAATATAAAATAACGAGTACAGACATTGGCTACCGCATTTATCTACCGACGAAACGATGGGGAAAGAAAGAGAGAGAAAAAAAAGACATTTGGGGACAAAAAAAGGTAAATGATTGGTTTATTTATTTTGGAGTATCATGTAAAAAGAATAAAGGACAACCTGATTCCATAAGAGTAGTAATCCGATACCCCAAAGAAGGTCACAAAGCTTGGAAAGCATTAGGAAACAGCCCTTCTTTTAAAACAGGACTGGATAAATCAATTCATTTCGATAAGGCCGAGCCATATCAAAATTACGATCAAATGTTGGAGTTCATGAAGAAAAATTTACTCCTCCCATCTGTTTGGTAGAATTTTTATTAAACTAGGTTTAATGGACCCATGCTGCCACTGAGGTAATGCCAGCTATTAAGCATTTTTATGCTCATTTTGTGTACACTTGACAATAGCTGAAGATGGGGGTAATTTTTTATATGCTCTTGGGGGGCTCCAAGCAAAGGCATTAGTGTACGTTGGAGGTATTGATGATCCATACACCAAACGGCAAGAATCTCCTTCTGATAAAAGATGGTGTTTACGATCATTATTTTAAAACCATTGGCTGATTCAGGCCAGCAAACAAGGGAGGTCTAAATGGCATTCATTGTAAATCTTTGGTCTTTCAAAATACACACATTCATGTGTCCTGCTGCACGCACGGATCACCAAAACATGATAGCCTTTTTGAGACCTGTGCGGTCAAAATATTTTGAATATTTGGATACGTGTGGTATCTGTAATACCCAACTTAATAAAAATGTTTCTGATAGACAAATACGAGAATTATTAGACGGAAAGAAAACGGTATTTTGTAACCCATGGAGTAGCAAAGCCCATGTGGACCCTGGATGTTTGAGAAGTATTAAAGATATTAAGGAAGAAAATCTTTTTGATGCAGTCTGGAATGGTAATTCCCTTTGTAGAAATTGCCGCTATGATGCCGTGTATGGATTAATTGCAGATATAAATAGTGGAACGGTTCACAAATTAGATTGCGACAAAATTAGGAGCCAAAATGGGGTTGAATTCGAGACATTCGTATGGCTTGACCAGGCAATGGAGCGAGGCTATAAAGCATGCAATTGTGTAACATCGGGGAACGGAAAATTTATAAGTTTTATCAATATGCTAGAAGAAGAAGTTCGACTCCTTTCAGAATGTGAAGATCCCAATTAGTACGGATTGTAAATGTTGATGGCTACTTCAAAATTAGCAACATCCACCAATAGGAGTAACTAAAATATGCTCGTGATGGGCTCTATGCCAAATTTAACAGAGGAGTGTTCAAGGTAAGGAGTATTCCTTTATACTGTATGGGGAGATTTTCAGAAGAAGGGAGGCAATCTTTGAAATATAACGAAATACCCCGGGAAGGCCAGACGCTTTCAGGTACCCTCTTTTCTGAACCCATGAGAGTTGAAACTGTGCGCCCGGCAGGTGAGAATCAGTGGTCTCTTGGTCTGGTGGGTGTAAAGACAGGCAAATTTATCCGTGTCAATCTATCGGAAGAACAATTCTGCCAATTGGAGGTCATATCGGACACACCGACCTATGCCGGTGATGGAAAGCTCCTTCGCCTGGCATTGCAAGCATACGCTTTGGGAATCGCGTACGAATTCGATCCCTACTTTGGCCTATCCCTATCCCGTGTCGATCCCCTTCCTCACCAGTTGGAGGCTGTATACGACTACCTTTTAAAACTCCCTCAGGTCCGTTTTCTTCTGGCCGATGACGCGGGAGCCGGAAAGACAATCATGGCAGGACTTCTCATACGGGAACTCAAACTCCGCGGTCTGGTGGAAAAAGTCCTCATCGTCGGTCCTGCCAATCTGGCCTTTCAATGGCAGCGGGAGCTGAAGGATAAATTCAACGAAACCTTTGTCGTCATGAAGGGATACGATGTAAAGGACCAGTACGGAGTTAACCAGTGGCTAAAACAAAAGCAGGTCATTACCTCACTCGACCTGGCCAAGCGTGAGGACATACTTCCAAGCCTGAAACAGGTGCGTTGGGATTTAGTCATTGTCGATGAAGCACATCGGATGTCATGGACGCCCCATTCCAAAAAGACCGCCCGATACGCCCTGGGTGAACTCCTTTCCGACACTACCGACCATTTCCTTCTTTTGACCGCCACACCCCATAAGGGTGATCCTGAGAATTTCAGCCTCTTTCTCCAACTTCTCGACCGTGATGCCTATGCCGACGTAAAGTCCATCGAAGAGGCCATGGAACGCAAGCGCGCACCCTTTTACATCCGCCGCGTGAAGGAAGCCATGGTCTACTTTCCCCAACTACAGCCGGACGGAAAATGGGCAGCGAAACGAATATTCACCAACCGAATTCCCAATTCGGCAGACTTTAAGATCGATGGCGACGAATTCGATCTCTACCGTGACATCACCCGATACGTGAAATTTCAGAGTAACCGGGCTGCCGCGCAAGGCAACAATGCGAGAGCGCGTGCCGTCGGCTTCCGTATGGCCCTCTATCAACGCAGGTTGGCTTCGTCGATTTATTCCATCCGGCGCTCCCTTGAGCGCAGTGCCGACCGAATGGAGCGGCTCCTCAAAGAAGCCCGCGAGTTAATTCTGGAAATTCCACCGGACCTTCCCTCACCAGAAGAACTCGAGGAGATGGAAGAGGCGGAACGAGAAAAATATGAGCTCCTCCTTGAGGCCATCTCTCTGGCCGACAACGAAGAGGATGTCAGGGAAGAGATCGAGGGATTACGTGACCTTGCGGCTCACGCACAGACGATTGAGGATATAGGAACCGAAGCCAAACTTTCCCGCCTCAAGGATCTCCTTCAACAGCAGGGCTTCATGGCAAACCCGGACCAGCGCCTTCTCGTCTTCACAGAATTTAAAGACACGCTGGACTATCTTGTCGGGAAACTAACCGACTGGGGCTTTCGGGTCGGATGCATTCACGGAGGCATGAAGATTGGTGCCCGAGACATTCCTCACACCCGCCTTTACACCGAGCAACAATTCCGTGAGGGCGACATTCAGGTCCTTGTCGCCACCGAGGCGGCAGGCGAAGGCATCAACCTTCAATGCTGCCATATCCTATTCAACTACGACATACCCTGGAATCCCAATCGCCTCGAACAACGCATGGGCCGAATTCACCGTTACGGCCAAACTCACGACTGCCTGATTTTCAACTTCGTTGCAACCAATACAATCGAAGGAAGGGTCCTGAAAAGACTTACAGAAAAACTCAATGAAATCCGGAATGCCCTGGAAGACGATGCGGTCTTCAATGTGGTAGGGGAAATATTGCCGGCCGCCCACATCGACCGAGTCCTCAAGGAATACTATGCCGGGAAGCTCGGGGACGAAGATCTCGAAGAGCGAATCCTCCATAACGTCGATGAGGAACATTTCCGGGCCATATGTCAGAACGCTCTCGAAGGTCTGGCAACGCGAAACCTCAACCTGGAAATGCTCCTGGAGCGAAAAGCAAAAGCCCAGGAACGTCGGCTTGTCCCAGAGACCATCGCACGTTTCATTCACGAATCCGCTGAATATACCGGCCTATCCTGTACTCTCGTACCTAATCAACCACACACCTTTGACATTGGCAGGGTCCCTACAACCCTGAAAACCTACGATCAGGAACCCGATTGGCCCCACGGTACCATCGCCGCAAAATACCCGCGATGCAGCACCGATAGAACGACGGCGGAAAACAAAAACCTTGAATGGGTAACCCCCGGCCACCCTCTCTTTGAGGCCATCAGGCAACACATCCACACCGAGGGAACAAAGGCCTTCCACCTTGGAGCATGTTTCCACGCCCTTGACCATGAGGAACCCAGTCGAATTGACCTCTACAGAGCCAGAGCTGTCGACGGTCTGGGGAAAATAATCCACGAAAGGATCTTTGCCGTTGAACTCATTGCCGATGCTGAACCGACGCTGAAGGACCCAGCCATGCTGGGCAACCTGACACTTGCACCGGTGCCTGACAACCTTCCGCCGTCGGCCCACCTGGAGGATGCCTCGGTGTGGCTTGACCAACACGCCTTGCAACCTTTTCTCCAGGAGATTCGTCAAGAACGGGAAGAAGAAATCAACCGCATCGCCTATCATGTAGACTTATCCTTAACGCGACTGTTGGAAAAAGCCGATGAAGAAATCGGGCGTGCGGCGGCAGAACGGGACGAAGGCGTGCAGGGGGCCGAAGGGCGCCTTGCACAGGCGGAAAACCGCCACGCTGCTCTCATGGCCCGACGGGAAAAGCGGCGTGAAGAGATGGCACGACAGAGATCCGTCACTCTGCAGGATGTTGAACGCATCACATCGATTCTTGTCCTTCCCCATCCTGATCGCGAGGCGCCGGACCTGACCAAAATGCGCCCCAACCTGGAGACAGAAGCCATCGCCATGCGCGTCGTCATGGAACATGAAGAGGCACTCGGCCGCCAAATCTACGATGTTCATGAAAAGAATCTTGGGTACGACGTTACCAGCCTTGATTTAACATCAGGGGAGCTACGCCTCATTGAAGTCAAGGGGCTCCAGGCAAAGGAAGGCACGATTCTCCTATCCCCCAACGAGCGTCGCGTTGCGGAGGACCGAAGAGACTGCTACTGGCTTTACGTGGTAACCAATTGCGCGGAACAGCCAATGCTGCAAGAACCCATCAAAGATCCTGCACGCTTTCCCTGGCATGAAGTTTCCAAAGTTCAACACTACTGGCTGGAGGTTAAGGCGATGACACAACCGATGGAGGTGAGGGACAATAATCATCACTTTGGATCCTCCCTCAAGGAGGACAAGGATCAATGATATATTCACTTTGTGTTCTGATTGGTCTTGTAATTGGTGGACTCATTGCATGGCTGGTGGTGTCAACAAGAGTAACGCGGTCCCTAACATCAAGGATTGACGAGTTGTCTAGGCAAGCCAACATTGCAGAGGGCCGGGCAGCCGGGCAAGAATCGACCATTGCCGAGCTTCGAGCGCAAAATCAGAAGATGTCTGAGGACAACGTAAAACTCAGGGACCAACTAGCTTCAGAAAACACCGCTAAGGTGAAAGCCGAAACCCATCTGGCTGAAACGGTTCAACGCCTTGATGAGGAGAAAAAGCTGCTTGAGGATGCCAAAGCTAAGCTTACGGACGCCTTTAAGGCACTCGCCGGCGACACCCTTCAAAACAGCACAACAGCATTTTTAGAACTGGCTAAGGAAACAATGGATAAGATTCTATCCGACGCAAAAGGAGACCTGGGTAAACGGCAAGAAGCAATACAAGGTATGGTTAAACCTCTGGCAGAATCCATCTCGAAATTCGAGGAGCACGTTCGAACAATCGAAAAGAACAGACAGGAAGCATACTCCGGCCTCACGGAACACCTGAAAATTTTGACAACAAGTCAACAGCAACTTCAAAAGGAAACTGCAAATCTCGTGACCGCGCTGCGAAAACCGCAGGTACGGGGGCGATGGGGTGAAATGACCCTTCGACGTGTAGTTGAACTTGCCGGAATGTCCGAACACTGTGATTTCGCTGAACAGGTCACTTCTTCCTCTGAAGAAGGACGACGGCGTCCTGACCTTGTCGTACGATTGCCAGCCGAGCGCGAGATTGTTGTGGATGCAAAAGTATCCCTTGACGCTTATCTGGATGCGGTGGCTGCAGAATCTGAGGAGTCGCGAAAAGAAGCCATGTCGCGACACGCAACCCAGGTCCGCACCCACATGACATCCCTTGCAGATAAACGATACTGGCAACA encodes the following:
- a CDS encoding helicase-related protein is translated as MKYNEIPREGQTLSGTLFSEPMRVETVRPAGENQWSLGLVGVKTGKFIRVNLSEEQFCQLEVISDTPTYAGDGKLLRLALQAYALGIAYEFDPYFGLSLSRVDPLPHQLEAVYDYLLKLPQVRFLLADDAGAGKTIMAGLLIRELKLRGLVEKVLIVGPANLAFQWQRELKDKFNETFVVMKGYDVKDQYGVNQWLKQKQVITSLDLAKREDILPSLKQVRWDLVIVDEAHRMSWTPHSKKTARYALGELLSDTTDHFLLLTATPHKGDPENFSLFLQLLDRDAYADVKSIEEAMERKRAPFYIRRVKEAMVYFPQLQPDGKWAAKRIFTNRIPNSADFKIDGDEFDLYRDITRYVKFQSNRAAAQGNNARARAVGFRMALYQRRLASSIYSIRRSLERSADRMERLLKEARELILEIPPDLPSPEELEEMEEAEREKYELLLEAISLADNEEDVREEIEGLRDLAAHAQTIEDIGTEAKLSRLKDLLQQQGFMANPDQRLLVFTEFKDTLDYLVGKLTDWGFRVGCIHGGMKIGARDIPHTRLYTEQQFREGDIQVLVATEAAGEGINLQCCHILFNYDIPWNPNRLEQRMGRIHRYGQTHDCLIFNFVATNTIEGRVLKRLTEKLNEIRNALEDDAVFNVVGEILPAAHIDRVLKEYYAGKLGDEDLEERILHNVDEEHFRAICQNALEGLATRNLNLEMLLERKAKAQERRLVPETIARFIHESAEYTGLSCTLVPNQPHTFDIGRVPTTLKTYDQEPDWPHGTIAAKYPRCSTDRTTAENKNLEWVTPGHPLFEAIRQHIHTEGTKAFHLGACFHALDHEEPSRIDLYRARAVDGLGKIIHERIFAVELIADAEPTLKDPAMLGNLTLAPVPDNLPPSAHLEDASVWLDQHALQPFLQEIRQEREEEINRIAYHVDLSLTRLLEKADEEIGRAAAERDEGVQGAEGRLAQAENRHAALMARREKRREEMARQRSVTLQDVERITSILVLPHPDREAPDLTKMRPNLETEAIAMRVVMEHEEALGRQIYDVHEKNLGYDVTSLDLTSGELRLIEVKGLQAKEGTILLSPNERRVAEDRRDCYWLYVVTNCAEQPMLQEPIKDPARFPWHEVSKVQHYWLEVKAMTQPMEVRDNNHHFGSSLKEDKDQ
- a CDS encoding ATP-binding protein, coding for MPQTLKKAEITQDAPYQSTWEYLEDAFSLITARKENKREANRLERAITRRAEATGEGLALVGSLQGLTNIERTILLNLLEHRINGNQEGKNLAEIRGDLTEMRIGLGMIAEALSEQGPLIRENWIQMGRGRTILDRKYRVHPSVIRRMQAKMEDKGENLQFQSHGEFMYAMASLIPDSVMWEEAEAVDLEALDAMVCSPEDRTLRNPFHRVCDRARLHGLERRILGIMSAYYIYKLEVWPSVEVLLILAGVRGEDLLEAGKWLLPDQRLLREKLLKIDTYNPPSNIGDILRASVFPTEKLLKSLKVSCIPPDTVSESGLLKTIQPDLTLKDLILPKKVKEAVRQILSAARYAETIYRTWDLKRISYGTTVGVLLYGPPGTGKTALAGAIARELGSPLTMVSMSGLVDMWLGQTEKYIETIFEEAEKRKAVLLFDEADAILSNRAMINTDYSRRWVNLILQKIERHKGVVILTTNFSIQLDPALERRLLHRLEMPAPDETARRDIWTRLMGKSLPLADDVNILALARHPLTGGQIKNVIINAAHRAAERTKGKGPVNREDLETALEGESNMAIGTTATRIGFRQ
- the rmuC gene encoding DNA recombination protein RmuC, with the translated sequence MIYSLCVLIGLVIGGLIAWLVVSTRVTRSLTSRIDELSRQANIAEGRAAGQESTIAELRAQNQKMSEDNVKLRDQLASENTAKVKAETHLAETVQRLDEEKKLLEDAKAKLTDAFKALAGDTLQNSTTAFLELAKETMDKILSDAKGDLGKRQEAIQGMVKPLAESISKFEEHVRTIEKNRQEAYSGLTEHLKILTTSQQQLQKETANLVTALRKPQVRGRWGEMTLRRVVELAGMSEHCDFAEQVTSSSEEGRRRPDLVVRLPAEREIVVDAKVSLDAYLDAVAAESEESRKEAMSRHATQVRTHMTSLADKRYWQQFTKAPEFVVMFIPGESFFGAAVDADHSLIEDALEQRVVLATPTTFIALLRAVAYGWRQEQVAKNAQDISDLGRQLYDRMRTLAEHIGNIGSGLEKANAAYNSAVGSIESRVLPAARRFKELGAAPGAEVPLVQPIDKSPRALTAPELTKEEPSNQEIEDVNNSDMKSRSEDIP